The genomic region CCTCCGCGCCATCGAGGACCTGACCGACGTCCACGCGGCAGCCGACCTGTTCCGGGTGATCTGACCCGGCAGCCTCAGAAAGGAAGCGTTCCTCCAGCCGAGTCGCCGACAACAACCGTCGCCGAGTCTCCGATAACCACCGTCCAATACTCCAGCCGCAGATCGTTGTGTGCCCGGGTCTTACTGCCGCGCGAGTATCGGATGAGACGGTCCCGGAGGCTCTTGTTCTTATGGTTGATCTTCGCGGGCACGCTGAGCCTCCCGGGAGGGATGCTGGCCGATGATGACCTGTCCGCCGCGATTGCCATCCCCTTCACCATCGCGTGGGTGACGTTCATGGGGTGGCTCTTCTACGCCGCCCTGAGACAAAGTATTCGGAGGGCAATTCGGCCAGCGTGGTCGTGTACGCCTACGGCCGGGACGGCAGCAGGGTGCTGCTGCCGTTCGTCGACGATCTGCACGTCGACGTCGGGTACGAACTCGCCGTGCTGATGGCGGCCTGGCAGGAGCTGCGCGGTGCGGACTGGTCGCCGGACCCGGCGGCCGCAGTTCTCATCGGACGCCGCGGCCCCACGTACGTGGCCAACTGCGGGACTCGTTGGGAGGCAGGCATGTGGCTACCACCTCAGGCACCGTGACGACGATCCGCGCGAGGTCCTCGCGCCCTCAGCGCGTCGCCGGCAGGTTCGCCGCAGCCGCGTCGGCGAGTCGGGTGGCCAGGCGGCGGAGCTCGTCCGCAGACCAATCCCGGTCCCCTCTGACGGTGACGTCCAGCGTCTCGGACAGGGTGCGTTGCGAGCCGTCTGAGTACGTCCGCTGCACCACCCTCACCCGGACCATGTTCTCGCCGTCCACCTCCGGCTGGACGAACGCGCGGCGGCCCCGGATCCGGGTGGGCGTGCCGTCGGCGGCCGTGGGCGACTGACCGCGGTCGAAGCGCAGACCGACCTGGAGGTGACTGGTGGTGCTCCAGAACTTGCACAGCCAGTTCCCGAAGCCCGGCGTCGGTGCGTTCGCGTCGACGCCGGGCACCGCTTCGAGCGCCTTGGCGTCCAGCAGCGCGCATGCGTCGCTGTGGAAGAGCGAGTCCTCGGGGAACGTCGTCGTACGCCGGGGAAGCTCCCCCTTGTTGAGAACGGCGACCGCGTTGTCGGCGGCGACGTCGGCGATCTCGCACAGCGGCGCCGACGCGTTGTCGTCTGTCTTCGCCACGACCGCCACGGTGACGTCGTCGTCGGCAGGCAGCAGCAGCCGGACGCACTTGTTGCTCTCCGCCGGCTGCTTCACCACCTTGACCCGGCCCTCGGTCTTCGTGGCAGCCGTCGTCGCCTCCTGACCGTTGTCGAGGTCGACCATGACATCGACCTCGTCACCGCCCGCGCGCTCAACGAGGACATCACACCGGTCAAAATTCCCATATGCGACGTCTTGTGCAGTGTGTCCGAATCGCCCCAGGGCGGCGGGCACGGTCAGAGCACAGGGGTCGGCGCTGCGGTGGTCCCCGAAACGGGACCCGGTCTCCGGTGTGTTCAAGGGCCATAGGAATGCCAGGGCGGCGATGGACACGACCAGGGCGGCAGTGACCGTCCACCGCCACCGCGCCCCGAGTGACGGCGGCTTCTGCCGCGGCGGACGCGGCGGCACCCAGGGACCGGGGTGGCCAGTGTCCGGCGTCGCGTCGACCGCGCGATTGCGTACGAGGGCGATCTTGTGGCCGAGGCCAGTGGCCCGGTCCTGTGGATCCGGCCGGTTCTTGGCGCGCAGGGCGTCCCGCATCTGAGTGAAGACGTCCGCCATGGGCACCGGGTCCGGGGCGCCCGGCACGCCGTCCTCCAGTGTCCTGATCAGATCGCCGGTAAACGCCGGGTACGTCTCGTCGGGCGGGGCGTAGGACGCCTCCCCCTTCGCGCACGCCGTCATCAGGTACGTACGGTCGATCACCGTGCGGTTCGCGAGCTCCGCCGCGGGTCCCATGTACCCGGTGACGGCGGCTCCCGAGTGGCAGCAGTCGAGGACCATGACCTGGTTCTCCGCCCGGCGGTCGCTCAGCAGGACCTCCCGGAGATCGCGGTACCTCACCACGCCGTAGAGCCCGTCCGGGGGAGCCTTCGGCAGCATGAGGCACAGGTCGCCGTCGCCGGCCACGCAGCCGTGACCGGCGAAGTAGACGAGGAGCGTGTCGGTCGCGGCCCGCGCGGCCGCCTGTACGGCCTCCAGGACCTGATCCGATGTGGCCGGGTTGGACAGGACGACACAGTGCTCAGCGGGCAGCCCCCACAGGGCGGGATCCGTGAGTAGCCGCTTGAGCTTCCGTACCCCCGTGGCCACCGTCGGCAGCGGGGGCATCTCCTCGTACTTGCCCACGCCGATAAGGACCGCGCGGGACGCGAGGGGATTGGCCTGGTGCACTACGCGGACTCCAGGTCGTTCTCGGACCGGGAGGGCTCGTCCGCCGGGGCACTGAGCAGCTCCACGATCCGGCGGATCGTCGCGTCGTCGCACCGGCCCTCCACTGTGATCGACCTCCCGTGCACGGTGATGGTCACGGACGGAGCGGAGCGGCGTGTCGCGCGCCACGCGGCGTAGGAGAGCGCGAGGTTCAGTGCGGCGATCCCCTGACCGATCACGAGGTTGACGACGTCGAAGGCCCCCATGGTCGGAAGGTCGGGCCGCGAGGACCCCAGGCTCACCTCGGCATGCCGCCGAATCCGCGGGTCCTGGCGCAGCCAGCGGTACAGCTCCGCCGCCGCGAGCCCGCCCCCGTCACCCACACGCATCTCGACAAGCATGGCCCTCCCCTGCCATTCGGTTCCCAGGGCACCACACCGTAGGGCTCACCGGCCCCGCCGCTCACAGGAGTTGGCACCCGTCGCCCGAACGGGCCAGGCAGCCTCACCAGGCTGCCGAACTCCGGTACGAGTCGGCGGCCGCGCAGACCAGGCGCGATGATGGCCGCTCCAGCCCGGCAGCCGCGCCGTGACCTGCGCTGTTGTCATGCCGACCCGCCATCCTCGCCGGTTGCCAGGCGTGCCTTCGCATCAACCTATGTAGGGTTGTTGCTAACCAGAGCTTGAAGGTGCTCCGCTGCTCCTGACCTTCAAAGCGTGGTGTCGCGGGGGCTGACAGTTGATGATCCCGGCGGTATGTCGTCTGTGTGAGGTACGCGCAGGGGGGCAGGCTGACCGCCTGAGCGCCGGACGTCTCGTCAGCGGCTGCGGCGAGAGGCGGCCGAGTGTTTCGCCCGGGGAGACGACACCACTGTCGTCTCCACGTGACCTCCGGGTCACCGTTCGTTCAGTGCAACGCTGGTGGAAGGCGTGGGCGGCAGGAGGTACGCGAGCACTGGCGGCGAAGGGCCCGGCCTCGCTGCCTCTGCTGAGCGGCGCACTGTTCGGGGTATTGGAACGGGAGTTGGACAAGAGCCCTCTCGCATTTGGCTGGCCGGACCAGACCTGGACTCTGTCGCGAATCAAGACCCTCTTCGGACGCCGGTTCCGCAAGACCTACACGATTCAGGGCGTCGCGGCCGCGCTCAAGCGACACGGCTGGACCTGCCGGTCCCCGCGCGCCAGGTCGTCGAGCGAGATGAGGAAGCCGTGGCCGGCTGGGTGCAGGAGACCAGGCCGCACGTGGAATGACCGTGGCGGCGCTCGACGCCTGGCTCGTGTTCGAGGACGAGGCCGGATTCTCGATGACGCCGCCAACCACCGCCCCTGATCCCGGCGCGGCACAGAAAAAGAGTGGTGCTTATCGGGAAAGGATTCCGTTTTGCCACAACGCACTCACGCGATCGGGCACCCGGCTCAGACCAGCGACTCCAGGCGGCGGGTTCTTTTCACGGATTCCAGTGCATCGACTCAGATACTCGCTCGAAGCGCCGGGCGGCCAGCTCCTGCCTCCGGATCGCCCAGTGAAGTGAAAAGCCTTCCCTGCCCTCGATGCTGGGATTCCAGTCCGCCAACAGCACCCAGTCGTCGAGATCCCAGGTCTCATCCGAGGACAGCGCAGCCGACTCTACGGGGTCACGTCCATGCATTCCTCCAGGGCGTACCCGCCCACTTGCACCCACCCGCCGCGGGGGAAGTCACGGCCGTCCACGACGTTCCACAAATCCGAGTGGATGCTCGCGTAGGGAGCCCAGGGAAGGTCCTCGCCCCGCCAACCATGGTCCGTGGCCTTCGCCTTCGAGCTGTGGAACGGCAGGGACACATCGGCGGCCATGCGCAGTTCACCCTGCGGATATTGCTTTGATATCTCCAGACAATCCGGATCCTCATCGTAGTACTCGAAGGTAATCACCCGTTCTTCGACGGCCGCCCCTTCGGGGACGTACATCACTTGACCGCCACCGTCCAGGTCGGGGAACGCGAATAGCAGCAGACGACCGTCGGGCGGCAGTGGAAGTCCCGTCACCTTTCCGGGCAGATCTGCACAATTGAGTGAGGCGACAAACGGAAACTCGGGGTCTGGGGCGCCGGGGGGAAGCAGCAGGGGTCCGCCATAGCGGCCCACGACGGGCCCGCCCCCGTCCAGCGTCAGGGTCGCACAAGGGAGGGCGGCACCTATCCACTGTTCCACGACGCCGGAGGGGATATTCCGCCTCACCATCTCCGCACGGTACCGGTCCAGTTTGTCCAACATCTCAGGCATCATGCGGGAACTATAGTGTGTCAGCTCGTGCCATACACGCGGTGCGCAAACCCTGCGATCAGCGACGACCTGGCCAAAACAGCACACGCCCAGATACGCGCGCTCCACCTCGAACACCCCGACAACGCCCTCATACTGAGCGCCAATTGCTGCGACGCTCGCTTCCTATGCGCGATGTCGACAACGCCTGCCGTTATAGGCACGAACGCCAGATTGCTCTCGCACTCCAACAAGGTTCGCTGCCGTCGGCACGACTTGAATTGCGTAGGCCCCGCCGGACCACGGTGATGAGGTCCTCAGGGTCGGCGAACGCGCATCTGCCAGCGGGCGATCAGCACGCTCACGGGGATGCCGGCGAGAGCAAGGACGCCGCAATGCCAGAAAGGTTCATGCCAGACGATGATGTCGGAGCCAGTAAAGCGTGTTGCTCTGTCGTCCGGACTCGGTACGGACCCGACCCCCTGACATCTGTCAGGGACCGTGGGAGCCGGCGGCCTTCTAGCGTCACGGTGAGCACCATCTCTGTCGGCCCGGACCCTGGGAGTGGCCATGTCGAACAAGTACGCACGACCGTATCCGGCTTGTTCGTGGCCCGGGCGGCTGTGCGCGCGGTAGCGGCGCCGCTCACCGGCGGAGACCAGACCGAGACCGTCGCCTGCTGCGGCCCGATACCGGCCTGAACGGGCACTTGCGTCACCACAAGGAGGTACCTGCCATTTTCAGTAAATTGGCGAGGCTGGCGGTTTCGGCCGTCGCGGTAGCGGGGTCAGTCGTGGCCGCTACTGCCGGGCCCGCGTCCGCGAGTTCCAACGAGCCCTCATACGGATGCCCTTACGGAGCCGTGTGCATCTACAACAACGCCGACCCGAACTCGGGTATCCAAAGCGGCGGTGTCTACTGGGCTTATGGTCCACATAACCTCAGCAATCAGTTCGGCAACCACTTCGTGATGAACAATCAGTACGATGGCGCCTGGGTGGAGCTGTGCACCGGCTACAACGGCACGGGCAAAGGCGAGTCGATCATCTCCGCGGGGTACGGGTTCGTCGAAGATCTGAGCCCGATCAATTCCATTGCGTTGGGCACCGGCAACAACTACCCCTGCAGCCCTCCGTGATCCGCACGTAGCCTGCGCGTTTCGCCTCCAGGGGAACAGCCTGGAACCCGCAGGCATACCGGCGGCGCCGGTGACGAGACCGGCTCGGGCCTTCCGAGGGTGCGTATCAACTGCCCAACGAAGCCCGCGCGGCACGCTTCATCGGCGCCGCCCCGCCGGCCGGGCACGGCCCGCACCGGTACGTCATCGTCGTGCACGCCCTCGGCAGCGCGAGGTTCCCCGAGGTGGTGGCCCAGGCTTCGAAACAATCTCTTGCCCTCGGAATGCCCCGCCAAAGATCCTTCGGAGTGGCAGGTGCGACTCGACCAGGGCTTACGAGGGAGAACTGCATGGAGCCGTTGGAACTCCGCCGCGCGGTTGAGGCAGGACGGGCGACCGCTCTGGAGCTGGGTCTTGAGGTCGACGATGTGGTCGTCGTCCAGAACTCGGACCGCGTCGCGCTGCGCCTGGTCCCTTGCGAGGTTCTGGCTCGGGTCGCGCCTTCGGGACATCTGGTCGGCTCCGAGTTCGAAGTAGAGGTCGCTCGCCGTCTCACCGACGTCGGCGCTCCGGTGGCCGAGCTCGACCCTCGGGTCGACCCCCGGGTCCAGGTACGTGACGCCTTCGTCATCTCGCTCTGGACCTACTACGAACCTGTGGGATCGGAGATCGCCCCGGCCGACTACGCGGACGCGCTCCTGCGGCACCATGCCGCCCTGCGCCAGATCGATCTGGACGCACCGCACTTCACCGATCGAGTCGCCGGAGCGCTCAGTGCGGTGATTGACCGGGAACAGTCCCCCGAACTGCCCGATGCCGACCGGGAATTCCTCGGCGACACGCTCAGTGGACTGAGCGCAGTGTTCGGTGTCGAGAGGGCCGGCGACCAACTGCTGCACGGCGAGCCGCATCCGGGCAACCTCCTCAACACGAGGAGAGGGCCGCTCTTCATCGACCTCGCCACGTGCTGCCGCGGGCCGATCGAGTTCGACCTCGCCCATGCGCCCGAGGAAGTGGCACAGCACTATGCGGGGGCCGACCACGACCTGATTCGCCGGTGTCGCGCCGCGAACTGGGCGCTGTTCTCGGCCTGGCGCTGGCGCCGAGACGACCATCTGCCTGACCGGGGCCACTGGAGAGTGGAGTGGCTCAACCGGGTTCGTGCCGCACTCGATCGCTGCGGACTGGGCTGAACCAGAGCCTGTTCTGAGTGGTGATCAGGGAGTTAGTCGTCAATCAAGCCCCTCGGCGCGTAGCGTCGCACGACGCCGGTGTCCCGTACTGGCTCGCGGCGGTGTCGCCGCTCCTCGGCGCGGCGGCCTATCTGGGCTCGCGGCTGTTGTGGCGGTGGAGCCTTCGGCACTACACGGGAGTGAACGGGTGACGGCGACCCACTGGCCCGGCCCTGCGGGGGCGGGACGCAGGATGCGTATGAGTGAGATTGCCTAGGACGAAACTCGATCCGCAGGCAGAAGGGAACGCCAGTCATGTCGCTCGCCCGTGTCCACAACTTCTCCATCTCCCTCGACGGCTTCGGCACCGGCGAGGGCCTGAGCCGTGACGCGCCGTTCGGCCACGCCGGCGAACGGCTGCACGAGTGGATGTTCACCACCCGGTTCTGGCACGAGATGACCGACCGGCCCGGCGGAACCGGCGGCCTCGACGACGCCTTCGCCCGGCAGTTCAACCCCGGGATCGGCGCCGAGATCATGGGCGCCGGGAAGTTCGGCTACCCCGGATGGCACAAGGACCCGGACTGGAAGGGGTGGTGGGGGCCCAACCCGCCCTTCCACACACCGACCTTCATCCTCACCCATCACCCGCGCCCGTCGATCGAGATGGAGGGCGGCACGACGTTCCACTTCCTCGACGCGTCGCCCGCCGAGGCCCTCGGCACGGCCCGCGAGGCCGCGGGCGGCCAGGACGTACGCATCGGCGGCGGCCCCACCGTGGTCCGCGACTTCCTCGCCGCCGGACTCATCGACCGCCTGCACGTCGTGCTGGTCCCGATCCTGCTCGGCCGGGGCGTACGCCTCTGGGACGGCCTGGAGGGCCCCGAAAAGGACTACGAGATCGAGGCCACCTCCTCGCCCAGCGGAGTCACACATGTGACGTTCACCCGCGCGGGGCTCTGAACCGCCTCGTGATCCGGGCCGCCGGGGTGTCACCCCGGCGGCCCGGATCGTAGGAGCGGCAACATGGGAGGGCTGGGCCGGGCCGATCCCCGGTGGGTGGAGATCGCCCTGGAGATCATGGCCGAGCACGGGAAGGACTCGAAGCCGACCCGCGGGAAGGTGATCCGCTCCGCCGGCCCGCGCCTGGAGGCCCGCTATTCGGCCCGCGCGTCGGCCCGCGCCTGCTGGAGGCCCTCTATGGCGAAGGCGAGGTCAAGCTGCCCGGTCGCGCGACGGCATACCGGTGGCTCGAGGAACTGGAGCGGCGGCTGCCGACCTTCCGGCTGAGTACGAAGCGCAACCGCGACATCGCCACCCGGCCGCCGGGCGCGTACGGGAAGCTGCGTCCCACGAGGCCGGGCGAGTACCTGCTGTCGGTTGTCGGAACGCAGATGCCCCGGCACCGTCGTGAGACGGGCTGGGGCATCTGGGCTGGGTCGGGGACTGCTACACGTATTCGAGGAGCCAGCCGACCGGGTTGTCGTCCACCACGTCGCTGCTGCTCTTCTTCACTCGCCCGACATGGATCTTCTGGATCCCCTTGGGGAGCTTTTCAGCGCGGCGACCATCGGCCTGGTTGATGTCCCAGTCCGTGGCGGGGAGCCAGGTCGTACCGTCGTGCATCTGAACCTTCAGGCGCACGTCCGCCCAGCTGGACCCCAGGCTCAAGAAGGCGTCGCCCCACGGGCCTCCGGTCTGGTTGGGCTGGGGGATGGCCAGGAGGAGCCCGTACCTGTAGTGGATGAGCCCGCCAGTCTCGTTGAATACGAACCCGGTGGGGACTTCACCAAGCTGAAAGACGGCCATGCGTACCCCTTACGCTGAGGAGGAAGTCCGGAGTTCCTCTGTTGCAGCCGGGTCCGCGTTTCGAGCGGGGTGAGGTACCCGGAGCTCGGAGTGCCTGCGGAGCCGGGCGGTGTTGCACTGCTGCGGCTTCTCTGCAAGGCGTCCCGGTCCTCCCCCGCGCCCAGTTGATGCCGCGGAGGGTCAGACGCGTGCGGACGGGTGCCCGCTCTCTGTTCATATGGTGGTCAGCGGCGCAGAACGTTGACGCGGTCGCCGCCAAGGATGGGGGCGTTCTCGCAGCCGGCCGGGACGACGAGATACGGGCCGCGCCAGATCTTCTGATGCTCTTCCTAGAACCCGGGGCTCACCCAGTGCGCCATGACTCCCGTGCGTCCGTCGCTGTTGCTGAGGACGTGGGCGGGGTTCGCCCCGATGCGGTAGGCGTGGAGCGTGATGACGTCATTGACGTCGAACTTCTCCAGGATCGTCTGCCCGGCGGTGGTCTGCATGACCGTGTGCCCCCCGGTCAGTGCTTCAGTGCCGGGGATGAGCTGGCTGTTCTTGAACAGTGCAGTGCGGACGAACTCAACCGCCGCTGTGGTCCCGCCGGTGTACGAGCGGGCCTGGTAGGAGATCTCCCACACCCCGGGGAAGGGGATCTTGAGTTCCTCGACCTCGGAGATCAGCTCATCGGCGCGGTCGGCGCCGGTGATGTCGTGGCTGAAGTCGACCGGGCTGGTCTGGAGCCACGTCGAGCCCTTCCGGTAATTCGCTGGAGTCGTCATGCCATTTAGTTCCTTTGCCGCGCAGGGATACACACTGACCGTGCCGGGCATACATGCCGCCGGCACCGGCCCCATGAGAGCGGCGGCACGGGTGCGGGCGATAGGCGACAGGAGGGCACATAGGACAACTCGGCATTATGGGTTTATCTGGCCCTTTCGCCCTGCGGCAAGGGGTGCGCCGCACGCAGAAACCCTTCTCCGCACGATCGTTCACGACTTCGCGGCACTGCACAACGACGGGAAATCGCTGCCGGTCGCCTCCACACCGCCACCCTCGCGAGTGAGTTCTGTGACGTCGCATTGACGCCCCTGTGTCACCGGTACAGACCGGCTGGGTGATGGTCGGGCCGCGGGGCTGGGACAAGTACGGGATCATTTCCAGCTACTACGTCGAGAACAACAGCAACTGGATCGACGGCGTACCCGGCCCGAACGGCTGCGCGATCTACTTCCCGAGTCACCGCTCCCGTCGCAGGTCTCGGGCCGTCGTGCCGTACTGGGACTTCAGGGCGCGGGACAGGTGGCGTGGGTCGTGGAAGCCCCAGCGGGCGGCCACGGCTGCGGCGGTGCGGCCGTCCTGGCCGGGGTCCAGGAGGTCGCGGCGGATCCGTTCGAGGCGTTCGCCGCGCAGCCAGGCCGCGAAGGGGACGCCGGTGCGGCGGAACAGGCGGTGGAGCTGGCGGGCCGAGATGCCGTGGGCCGCCGCGACCGAGTCGACGCACAGGGACGGGTTGGAGATGTTCGCCAGCGCGTAGACGCGGATGCGGTCGACCAGCTCGGTGGCCGTGTCCGTCCGGCCCGGTTCGGTCTCCGCGAAGGCCGCGAGGAGCAGGGACACCAGGGCGTCTCCCACTTGCGCCTGAGCCGGTCCCACCAGTTCGTCGAGGTGGCGGCCGAGGCCCTGGAGGAACGCGGCGAGCACCGCCTGCGCACCGGTGTCGGCCGGCAGCCGACGGGCCGCCCGGGCGGCCACGGCGTCGGCGTGCCGCCCCAGTTCGGTGCGCGAGATGCCGACGGCCATGACGTCGCAGCCGTCGGGGACGGCTAATCGGTACGGGCGTGTCATGTCGAAGACCACGAAGTCGCCGCTGTGCGGCCGGGATTGGGTGCCGCCCTGGTCCGCGGCGGCGGGCTCGGGCGACCGGTGCAGCGTGATCTTCAGCAACTCGGGGTCGGTGGACGTGATCGCCCGCGCCGACCGCCGGACCAGATGCCCGGAACCCCGGAACCGCGCCACCGCCGCGCGCCCGACGGCCGCCGCGTCGATGTCGGCCCGGAACGCGTTCGCCTCAGCTTCCGCCCCAACTCCCGCTCCTGCCCCGGCTTTTGGTGCCGTCACCGAGAGCGGCGCGAGTACCGTGGACGCGGCCGTCTGTAACTCGTCGATCGTGGCCTGGTGTACGTGCAAGGCGCCGCCGCCCATGGAGTCGCTCCCTCAATCGCCGGGTATTTATCGGTATATCGATTGGCGCACTTGAGGGTTACCTGGTTTTCGGTCGCGAATCGGAGACGGGCCGGGCGGGATGTGGAGACTCGCCGCGCCGCCGCTTGCGTACCTTCTTCCAGGGGGAGCGCTGTCGGCTGGGACTGTCACCACGGTTCCGGCCGACAGGCCCGCCCGAGGCGTCACCCGCACGGCACGCGGACCTCCGCCCACACGACCTTGTACGTCCCGCCCAGGCACAGGTCCGTTCCCCACCGCTCGGCCAGCGCGGCCACGATCAGCAGCCCGCGCCCGCCCTCGCCCGACGGCTCCTGGAGCACCGGTCTCCGCTCGGTCCGCGCGTCGGCCACCTCCACGCGTACGACGTCCTCGTCGGCCCGCCGCACCAGCCGTACGCGGAAGTCGCGGCCCCTCACCCGCCCGTGACGCACGGCGTTCGACGCGAGCTCGGCGACGACCAGCGCCACGGACTCGCTCGCCTCGCTGTCGTACGCGAACCCCCACACGTCCATCCGGTTCGCGACCAGCCGCCGCGCGAGCCGGGCCCCTCGCGGGGTGCAGCTGAAGAGCTGCGTGAACGTACGTACGGTGTCGGGCACTTGGACCCGGATGTCTCCTCGCATGGGTCAACGGTCCCGGGGCGAGGGGCCGTCGACCAGCTTCGCCACTCGTACGCTGCGCGCTGTACGAGTTCACGCTGTGGACAGTACGGGTGACGGTCAGTGACCATGTCTGGATGACCAACAGCACGACGAACGAGCCGGAGCCGTCGGACAGTCTGAAGACGTTCGGGCTCATTCACAAGGCGTTCCGCAAGCGGGCGGGTCTGACACAGGAGGAGTTCGCAGGGCTGGTGCGGTACCACCCGTCAACGGTGGCGTCGATCGAGCAGGGGCGCCGCTTCCCCACGCGGGAGTATGTCGAGCGGGCGGAGGCGGTGTTAGACGCGTTCGGTGTGCTGCGGGCGGCGGCGAAGTACGCCACTCGGGACCCGGGGTTGGCTTCCTGGTTCCGCAAATGGGCGGACCTGGAAGAGCAGGCGATCAGTCTCTACACGTACGAATGCCGGGTACTTCCAGGCTTGTTGCAGACGGACGCGTACGCACGAGCGGTGATCTGGAGCGTGCCGCAACGGCCGACCGACGAGCAGGTCGAGCAGCGTGTGGCCGCTCGTTTCGCACGACAGGAGCTGCTCAGCACGAGCCGGGGGCGGCCCACGACATTCAGCTTCATCGTCGAACAGTCCGTCCTGGAACGGCACACGGGCGGCGAGGACGTAACACGGGGGCTGATCGACCACCTGCTTGGCTTGAATGACCGGCACTGGAACGTCGAGATCCAGCTGATGCCGCTCCGGCAGCCCGTTCACGCGGGTCTCGACGGCCCCATGCACCTGCTGGAGACCCCTGAGAACGAATGGCTCGCCTACGCAGAAGGCCAGAAGACCGGCCACCTCATCAGTGACCGACAAGCGATCAGCGTGCTCCAGCAGCGTTATGCCAAGATGCGCTCACAGGCTCTCACGCCAGACGACACTATGAGCCTGCTCCAGCAGATGCGAGGGGCGCTATGAGCACGAGCATGACCGAACTGGCCTGGTTCAAGAGCAGTTACAGCGGCTCAGAGGGCGACGACTGCCTCGAAGTGGCCCTGGACTGGCACAAGTCAACGTACAGCAGTGGGAGCGAGGGTGACTGCGTCGAAGTCGCCACCTCCCCCACCACCATCCACGTCCGCGACTCCAAGAACACCCGCGGCCCCCGGCTCGCCCTCTCCCCCACCGCCTGGGCAGGCTTCGTGGAGTTGGCCAAGTCGTCGTAGGTCAGTGATCCGCGCAGCACGGCGTAGGGTCCGGGACCTCGAACGGGACCAGTACCCCTCCCACCGCTGGCATGAGGGTGAGGACCAGTTCGCCGTCCTGCCACTGCGGGCGGACGTGATCCCTCGTCACCACCCTTTGGTCCGGCGGGGGTTCACCCGCCGACCCCAGCACGGTGACGCGGTCGATCGCGGAGCCGGACAGCAGCTCCTCGACCGTCACCGTGCCGGTCAG from Streptomyces sp. NBC_00878 harbors:
- a CDS encoding winged helix-turn-helix domain-containing protein, translating into MIPAVCRLCEVRAGGQADRLSAGRLVSGCGERRPSVSPGETTPLSSPRDLRVTVRSVQRWWKAWAAGGTRALAAKGPASLPLLSGALFGVLERELDKSPLAFGWPDQTWTLSRIKTLFGRRFRKTYTIQGVAAALKRHGWTCRSPRARSSSEMRKPWPAGCRRPGRTWNDRGGARRLARVRGRGRILDDAANHRP
- a CDS encoding AraC family transcriptional regulator; the encoded protein is MGGGALHVHQATIDELQTAASTVLAPLSVTAPKAGAGAGVGAEAEANAFRADIDAAAVGRAAVARFRGSGHLVRRSARAITSTDPELLKITLHRSPEPAAADQGGTQSRPHSGDFVVFDMTRPYRLAVPDGCDVMAVGISRTELGRHADAVAARAARRLPADTGAQAVLAAFLQGLGRHLDELVGPAQAQVGDALVSLLLAAFAETEPGRTDTATELVDRIRVYALANISNPSLCVDSVAAAHGISARQLHRLFRRTGVPFAAWLRGERLERIRRDLLDPGQDGRTAAAVAARWGFHDPRHLSRALKSQYGTTARDLRRER
- a CDS encoding phosphotransferase yields the protein MEPLELRRAVEAGRATALELGLEVDDVVVVQNSDRVALRLVPCEVLARVAPSGHLVGSEFEVEVARRLTDVGAPVAELDPRVDPRVQVRDAFVISLWTYYEPVGSEIAPADYADALLRHHAALRQIDLDAPHFTDRVAGALSAVIDREQSPELPDADREFLGDTLSGLSAVFGVERAGDQLLHGEPHPGNLLNTRRGPLFIDLATCCRGPIEFDLAHAPEEVAQHYAGADHDLIRRCRAANWALFSAWRWRRDDHLPDRGHWRVEWLNRVRAALDRCGLG
- a CDS encoding dihydrofolate reductase family protein, which encodes MSLARVHNFSISLDGFGTGEGLSRDAPFGHAGERLHEWMFTTRFWHEMTDRPGGTGGLDDAFARQFNPGIGAEIMGAGKFGYPGWHKDPDWKGWWGPNPPFHTPTFILTHHPRPSIEMEGGTTFHFLDASPAEALGTAREAAGGQDVRIGGGPTVVRDFLAAGLIDRLHVVLVPILLGRGVRLWDGLEGPEKDYEIEATSSPSGVTHVTFTRAGL
- a CDS encoding ATP-binding protein, translated to MRGDIRVQVPDTVRTFTQLFSCTPRGARLARRLVANRMDVWGFAYDSEASESVALVVAELASNAVRHGRVRGRDFRVRLVRRADEDVVRVEVADARTERRPVLQEPSGEGGRGLLIVAALAERWGTDLCLGGTYKVVWAEVRVPCG
- a CDS encoding helix-turn-helix transcriptional regulator — protein: MTNSTTNEPEPSDSLKTFGLIHKAFRKRAGLTQEEFAGLVRYHPSTVASIEQGRRFPTREYVERAEAVLDAFGVLRAAAKYATRDPGLASWFRKWADLEEQAISLYTYECRVLPGLLQTDAYARAVIWSVPQRPTDEQVEQRVAARFARQELLSTSRGRPTTFSFIVEQSVLERHTGGEDVTRGLIDHLLGLNDRHWNVEIQLMPLRQPVHAGLDGPMHLLETPENEWLAYAEGQKTGHLISDRQAISVLQQRYAKMRSQALTPDDTMSLLQQMRGAL
- a CDS encoding caspase family protein; the encoded protein is MHQANPLASRAVLIGVGKYEEMPPLPTVATGVRKLKRLLTDPALWGLPAEHCVVLSNPATSDQVLEAVQAAARAATDTLLVYFAGHGCVAGDGDLCLMLPKAPPDGLYGVVRYRDLREVLLSDRRAENQVMVLDCCHSGAAVTGYMGPAAELANRTVIDRTYLMTACAKGEASYAPPDETYPAFTGDLIRTLEDGVPGAPDPVPMADVFTQMRDALRAKNRPDPQDRATGLGHKIALVRNRAVDATPDTGHPGPWVPPRPPRQKPPSLGARWRWTVTAALVVSIAALAFLWPLNTPETGSRFGDHRSADPCALTVPAALGRFGHTAQDVAYGNFDRCDVLVERAGGDEVDVMVDLDNGQEATTAATKTEGRVKVVKQPAESNKCVRLLLPADDDVTVAVVAKTDDNASAPLCEIADVAADNAVAVLNKGELPRRTTTFPEDSLFHSDACALLDAKALEAVPGVDANAPTPGFGNWLCKFWSTTSHLQVGLRFDRGQSPTAADGTPTRIRGRRAFVQPEVDGENMVRVRVVQRTYSDGSQRTLSETLDVTVRGDRDWSADELRRLATRLADAAAANLPATR
- a CDS encoding DUF397 domain-containing protein — its product is MSTSMTELAWFKSSYSGSEGDDCLEVALDWHKSTYSSGSEGDCVEVATSPTTIHVRDSKNTRGPRLALSPTAWAGFVELAKSS